Proteins from a single region of Artemia franciscana chromosome 2, ASM3288406v1, whole genome shotgun sequence:
- the LOC136043827 gene encoding cathepsin B-like isoform X4, with the protein MRYFLLLLVVGFTYSAKMKHHLLSESFIGHINDQKSTWKAGRNFDRNVPLSHIKLLMGVHPDHKLYALPEADVQVVEGVNDVLPEEFDAREKWPDCPTIQEIRDQGSCGSCWAFGAVEAMSDRICIHSGGKVQAHLSADNLVSCCYTCGFGCNGGFPGMAWRYWVHKGIVSGGNYNTSEGCQPYEIPACEHHIDGPRPPCTGEGKTPKCHKTCEAGYDVSYEKDLHKGKTSYSVRSKVEDIQREIMTNGPVEGALTVYEDFINYKSGVYQHVVGKALGGHAIRILGWGVEEGTPYWLIANSWNSDWGDNGYVKLLRGANHCGIEGSITAGLPLL; encoded by the exons ATGAGGTATTTCCTACTTCTATTAGTAGTAGGCTTCACCTACTCAGCGAAAATGAAGCATCATTTGCTGTCAGAGTCTTTCATTGGGCATATTAATGACCAGAAATCAACTTGGAAG gCTGGAAGAAACTTTGACAGAAATGTACCTCTGTCTCATATTAAATTACTCATGGGGGTACACCCAGATCACAAGCTATATGCTTTGCCGGAGGCTGATGTTCAAGTCGTCGAAGGTGTAAATGATGTACTACCTGAAGAATTTGATGCCCGTGAGAAATGGCCGGACTGTCCAACGATCCAGGAAATTAGGGACCAAGGTTCATGTGGCTCATGTTGG GCTTTTGGAGCGGTGGAGGCTATGTCTGATCGCATTTGTATTCATTCAGGTGGTAAAGTTCAAGCTCATTTATCAGCTGATAATTTGGTATCGTGCTGCTATACATGTGGGTTTGGTTGCAATGGCGGTTTCCCTGGTATGGCTTGGAGATATTGG GTTCACAAAGGCATTGTTTCTGGTGGTAACTACAATACAAGCGAGGGTTGTCAACCATACGAAATACCAGCTTGTGAGCACCATATTGATGGCCCAAGACCTCCATGTACAGGGGAAGGGAAAACTCCCAAATGTCATAAGACCTGTGAAGCTGGCTACGATGTTTCATACGAAAAGGATTTACACAAAg GCAAGACTTCATATTCAGTTCGTTCAAAAGTAGAAGATATTCAGCGTGAAATTATGACCAATGGACCTGTCGAAGGGGCTTTAACTGTCTATGAAGATTTCATCAACTACAAATCAG GCGTATATCAGCATGTTGTCGGCAAGGCGCTTGGTGGCCACGCCATCCGAATTCTGGGCTGGGGAGTCGAAGAGGGAACTCCTTACTGGCTCATTGCCAATTCCTGGAATTCTGACTGGGGTGACAATGGATATGTGAAATTGCTTCGAGGTGCCAATCATTGTGGAATCGAGGGTTCTATCACAGCTGGACTTCCTTTACTTTGA
- the LOC136043827 gene encoding xaa-Pro aminopeptidase 3-like isoform X1, protein MHTIRFVCFSKMLGVFRVPRMVRLLKLSIISRNFITKPVIQPTHTTHPHLLKEGELMPFVTVSEFEMRRKTLSQQIRESASAKGFTNHIVILPSASKAFMSGKIPYVFRQNSDFLYFTGCFEPDSVLLIHVTKSGHQSYLCVPPVDPHNELWEGAKFEPALAQAYFGVDEGHTTSAICVLLERILKNTCSYCIWYDITQLQTKLSKKLQSVVVSLGAKNVINPLPIIHGMRVKKSDSEIELMKKTCTIGANSLKHTISISKPGIEEFRLWTEMEYQSKLNGAQFLAYPPVVAGGNRANTIHYIYNNNSVQDGELILMDAGSDYFGYSSDITRTWPINGVFTNPQKTLYEALLDVQLQLIRQVSNYDNLADLYSLMVKLLGKNLLSLGFFKSVGAKELNRKVSQYCPHHVSHFLGMDVHDVPNLPRSYRYEKDVIMTVEPGVYVPSSDDGAPKDFRGIGIRIEDDVLVSESGPIVLTGGCPKSVNELEVLVKH, encoded by the coding sequence GATGTTGGGAGTGTTTCGTGTGCCACGTATGGTGCGACTACTGAAGCTATCTATTATATCTCGAAATTTTATCACCAAACCTGTCATTCAACCTACACACACAACTCATCCTCATCTTTTGAAGGAAGGTGAATTGATGCCCTTTGTTACAGTAAGCGAGTTTGAAATGAGAAGAAAGACGCTATCACAGCAAATACGTGAATCTGCTTCTGCCAAAGGTTTTACGAACCACATTGTTATCCTGCCAAGTGCTTCAAAGGCCTTTATGTCTGGAAAAATTCCCTATGTATTTCGGCAGAACAGTGATTTTCTCTATTTTACCGGCTGTTTTGAGCCAGATTCTGTCTTACTAATTCATGTAACCAAATCAGGCCACCAGTCATATTTGTGTGTGCCACCAGTGGACCCCCACAATGAGCTATGGGAGGGTGCTAAATTTGAGCCAGCCCTTGCACAAGCTTACTTTGGGGTGGATGAAGGACATACTACTAGTGCCATCTGTGTCTTATTAGAAAGGatattaaaaaatacttgttcATATTGTATATGGTATGATATTACTCAGTTGCAGACAAAATTAAGTAAGAAACTTCAATCAGTAGTTGTATCACTTGGTGCCAAAAATGTAATTAATCCTTTGCCAATAATTCATGGAATGCGAGTGAAAAAATCTGATAGTGAAATAGAGCTAATGAAGAAAACCTGTACTATTGGTGCTAATTCGTTGAAACACACTATATCAATATCAAAGCCTGGAATAGAGGAATTTAGGCTTTGGACTGAAATGGAGTACCAGAGTAAATTGAATGGCGCTCAGTTTCTTGCATATCCACCAGTTGTTGCTGGTGGAAATAGAGCTAACAcaattcattatatatataataataactcCGTTCAAGATGGGGAATTAATTCTAATGGATGCTGGCTCAGATTATTTTGGGTATTCTAGTGACATAACAAGAACTTGGCCAATAAATGGCGTATTTACTAATCCCCAAAAGACTTTATATGAAGCCTTATTAGATGTACAACTACAATTGATAAGGCAGGTGTCAAATTATGATAATCTTGCAGATTTATATTCACTTATGGTTAAACTTTTGGGGAAGAATCTCTTGTCTCTGGGCTTTTTCAAAAGCGTTGGTGCTAAAGAACTAAATCGCAAAGTTTCCCAGTATTGTCCTCACCATGTAAGTCATTTCTTAGGTATGGATGTTCATGATGTGCCTAACCTACCAAGGAGTTATAGATATGAAAAAGATGTAATAATGACTGTAGAACCAGGTGTATATGTTCCTTCTAGTGATGATGGTGCACCCAAAGACTTCCGTGGAATAGGAATCCGTATTGAAGATGATGTTCTAGTCTCAGAAAGTGGACCAATTGTTCTAACTGGTGGATGTCCTAAGAGTGTTAATGAACTGGAAGTGTTAGTTAAGCACTGA
- the LOC136043827 gene encoding cathepsin B-like isoform X3, with the protein MHTIRFVCFSKITMRYFLLLLVVGFTYSAKMKHHLLSESFIGHINDQKSTWKAGRNFDRNVPLSHIKLLMGVHPDHKLYALPEADVQVVEGVNDVLPEEFDAREKWPDCPTIQEIRDQGSCGSCWAFGAVEAMSDRICIHSGGKVQAHLSADNLVSCCYTCGFGCNGGFPGMAWRYWVHKGIVSGGNYNTSEGCQPYEIPACEHHIDGPRPPCTGEGKTPKCHKTCEAGYDVSYEKDLHKGKTSYSVRSKVEDIQREIMTNGPVEGALTVYEDFINYKSGVYQHVVGKALGGHAIRILGWGVEEGTPYWLIANSWNSDWGDNGYVKLLRGANHCGIEGSITAGLPLL; encoded by the exons aatAACCATGAGGTATTTCCTACTTCTATTAGTAGTAGGCTTCACCTACTCAGCGAAAATGAAGCATCATTTGCTGTCAGAGTCTTTCATTGGGCATATTAATGACCAGAAATCAACTTGGAAG gCTGGAAGAAACTTTGACAGAAATGTACCTCTGTCTCATATTAAATTACTCATGGGGGTACACCCAGATCACAAGCTATATGCTTTGCCGGAGGCTGATGTTCAAGTCGTCGAAGGTGTAAATGATGTACTACCTGAAGAATTTGATGCCCGTGAGAAATGGCCGGACTGTCCAACGATCCAGGAAATTAGGGACCAAGGTTCATGTGGCTCATGTTGG GCTTTTGGAGCGGTGGAGGCTATGTCTGATCGCATTTGTATTCATTCAGGTGGTAAAGTTCAAGCTCATTTATCAGCTGATAATTTGGTATCGTGCTGCTATACATGTGGGTTTGGTTGCAATGGCGGTTTCCCTGGTATGGCTTGGAGATATTGG GTTCACAAAGGCATTGTTTCTGGTGGTAACTACAATACAAGCGAGGGTTGTCAACCATACGAAATACCAGCTTGTGAGCACCATATTGATGGCCCAAGACCTCCATGTACAGGGGAAGGGAAAACTCCCAAATGTCATAAGACCTGTGAAGCTGGCTACGATGTTTCATACGAAAAGGATTTACACAAAg GCAAGACTTCATATTCAGTTCGTTCAAAAGTAGAAGATATTCAGCGTGAAATTATGACCAATGGACCTGTCGAAGGGGCTTTAACTGTCTATGAAGATTTCATCAACTACAAATCAG GCGTATATCAGCATGTTGTCGGCAAGGCGCTTGGTGGCCACGCCATCCGAATTCTGGGCTGGGGAGTCGAAGAGGGAACTCCTTACTGGCTCATTGCCAATTCCTGGAATTCTGACTGGGGTGACAATGGATATGTGAAATTGCTTCGAGGTGCCAATCATTGTGGAATCGAGGGTTCTATCACAGCTGGACTTCCTTTACTTTGA
- the LOC136043827 gene encoding xaa-Pro aminopeptidase 3-like isoform X2 produces the protein MLGVFRVPRMVRLLKLSIISRNFITKPVIQPTHTTHPHLLKEGELMPFVTVSEFEMRRKTLSQQIRESASAKGFTNHIVILPSASKAFMSGKIPYVFRQNSDFLYFTGCFEPDSVLLIHVTKSGHQSYLCVPPVDPHNELWEGAKFEPALAQAYFGVDEGHTTSAICVLLERILKNTCSYCIWYDITQLQTKLSKKLQSVVVSLGAKNVINPLPIIHGMRVKKSDSEIELMKKTCTIGANSLKHTISISKPGIEEFRLWTEMEYQSKLNGAQFLAYPPVVAGGNRANTIHYIYNNNSVQDGELILMDAGSDYFGYSSDITRTWPINGVFTNPQKTLYEALLDVQLQLIRQVSNYDNLADLYSLMVKLLGKNLLSLGFFKSVGAKELNRKVSQYCPHHVSHFLGMDVHDVPNLPRSYRYEKDVIMTVEPGVYVPSSDDGAPKDFRGIGIRIEDDVLVSESGPIVLTGGCPKSVNELEVLVKH, from the coding sequence ATGTTGGGAGTGTTTCGTGTGCCACGTATGGTGCGACTACTGAAGCTATCTATTATATCTCGAAATTTTATCACCAAACCTGTCATTCAACCTACACACACAACTCATCCTCATCTTTTGAAGGAAGGTGAATTGATGCCCTTTGTTACAGTAAGCGAGTTTGAAATGAGAAGAAAGACGCTATCACAGCAAATACGTGAATCTGCTTCTGCCAAAGGTTTTACGAACCACATTGTTATCCTGCCAAGTGCTTCAAAGGCCTTTATGTCTGGAAAAATTCCCTATGTATTTCGGCAGAACAGTGATTTTCTCTATTTTACCGGCTGTTTTGAGCCAGATTCTGTCTTACTAATTCATGTAACCAAATCAGGCCACCAGTCATATTTGTGTGTGCCACCAGTGGACCCCCACAATGAGCTATGGGAGGGTGCTAAATTTGAGCCAGCCCTTGCACAAGCTTACTTTGGGGTGGATGAAGGACATACTACTAGTGCCATCTGTGTCTTATTAGAAAGGatattaaaaaatacttgttcATATTGTATATGGTATGATATTACTCAGTTGCAGACAAAATTAAGTAAGAAACTTCAATCAGTAGTTGTATCACTTGGTGCCAAAAATGTAATTAATCCTTTGCCAATAATTCATGGAATGCGAGTGAAAAAATCTGATAGTGAAATAGAGCTAATGAAGAAAACCTGTACTATTGGTGCTAATTCGTTGAAACACACTATATCAATATCAAAGCCTGGAATAGAGGAATTTAGGCTTTGGACTGAAATGGAGTACCAGAGTAAATTGAATGGCGCTCAGTTTCTTGCATATCCACCAGTTGTTGCTGGTGGAAATAGAGCTAACAcaattcattatatatataataataactcCGTTCAAGATGGGGAATTAATTCTAATGGATGCTGGCTCAGATTATTTTGGGTATTCTAGTGACATAACAAGAACTTGGCCAATAAATGGCGTATTTACTAATCCCCAAAAGACTTTATATGAAGCCTTATTAGATGTACAACTACAATTGATAAGGCAGGTGTCAAATTATGATAATCTTGCAGATTTATATTCACTTATGGTTAAACTTTTGGGGAAGAATCTCTTGTCTCTGGGCTTTTTCAAAAGCGTTGGTGCTAAAGAACTAAATCGCAAAGTTTCCCAGTATTGTCCTCACCATGTAAGTCATTTCTTAGGTATGGATGTTCATGATGTGCCTAACCTACCAAGGAGTTATAGATATGAAAAAGATGTAATAATGACTGTAGAACCAGGTGTATATGTTCCTTCTAGTGATGATGGTGCACCCAAAGACTTCCGTGGAATAGGAATCCGTATTGAAGATGATGTTCTAGTCTCAGAAAGTGGACCAATTGTTCTAACTGGTGGATGTCCTAAGAGTGTTAATGAACTGGAAGTGTTAGTTAAGCACTGA